One genomic segment of Acanthochromis polyacanthus isolate Apoly-LR-REF ecotype Palm Island chromosome 9, KAUST_Apoly_ChrSc, whole genome shotgun sequence includes these proteins:
- the LOC127535544 gene encoding uncharacterized protein LOC127535544, producing MIAIKRAAGDDFRYPSSRELTAMAQCLIVYYPMLRDRSAASGAEWESVKKQLLRRVQNVTTPKKKQGATPSRKRRLAISFESSSHGSPTDDSGSNASTLSLETSPQSGGTSLEAEQVDGPETTDSPQNQARHYKVLQELYKSKPRPNKKDVAQLLDLEYQARRAYIDSDVLKEHDRPTKILQAYPCFREVDHIMDELQRILNQGNPHFIAELKNRWKTFCEKIQFYGVFKKVMRPPLADKVKRGVAMMKALPDVFPSPIAPPKKLGHASEAILHILSLWKTPTLS from the exons ATGATCGCCATAAAGAGAGCTGCAGGGGATGACTTCCGATATCCAAGTAGCCGTGAGCTAACTGCGATGGCTCAGTGTCTGATTGTATACTACCCAATGCTGCGGGACAGGTCTGCAGCCAGTGGAGCTGAGTGG GAATCTGTGAAGAAGCAGCTTTTGAGAagggtccaaaatgtgacaacccCCAAAAAGAAGCAGGGAGCAACTCCTTCAAGAAAGAGGCGACTGGCCATCAGCTTTGAGAGCAGCAGCCATGGGTCACCCACTGATGACAGCGGGTCCAATGCTTCAACTTTGAGCTTGGAAACATCACCGCAGTCTGGAGGCACTTCCCTGGAGGCTGAACAGGTGGATG GGCCTGAAACTACTGACAGCCCACAGAACCAGGCCAGACACTACAAAGTTCTGCAGGAGCTATACAAATCCAAGCCCAGGCCCAACAAGAAGGATGTTGCCCAGCTGTTGGACCTGGAATACCAAGCAAGACGGGCTTACATCGACTCTGATGTTCTGAAGGAGCACGACAGACCTACCAAGATTCTTCAAGCATATCCCTGCTTCAGAGAAGTGGATCAT ataatggatgaactGCAGCGGATCCTCAATCAAGGAAACCCCCACTTCATAGCTGAACTGAAGAACCGCTGGAAGACCTTTTGTGAGAAGATCCAGTTTTATGGCGTTTTCAAAAAAGTCATGAGACCTCCACTGGCTGATAAAG taaagcGAGGGGTTGCGATGATGAAAGCTTTGCCAGACGTCTTCCCATCACCCATTGCTCCACCCAAGAAGTTGGGGCATGCAAGTGAGGCCATTCTTCACATCTTGAg tctgtgGAAGACCCCAACGCTTTCCTGA